One Gambusia affinis linkage group LG15, SWU_Gaff_1.0, whole genome shotgun sequence genomic window carries:
- the slc6a7 gene encoding sodium-dependent proline transporter, which translates to MHDESGKGADYGSSAGGATAAIAKNGHAVSPNGYNPAITPTPPQQSDTRVSSPVPAPAAIIPRDQWGGKYEFLLSCIGYCVGLGNVWRFPYLCYRNGGGVFLIPYFIMLFVTGVPLFLMELSLGQYGSAGPIMVWKCCPLLKGIGIGMLCVSTLVCLYYNVIIAWTFYYLGSSFQSPLPWSCDAVANVAICANRTVGNSSSGRPRSPTEIFWNEKVLGVVNSEGLHDPGPVRWPLALCLLAAWIIIFLCMLKGIRSSGKVVYVTATFPYFVLIVLVIRGATLEGSLQGVAFYLTPDWSRLANAQVWNDAASQIFYSLGIGVGGLLSMASYNKFDNNVIRDTIVITIGNCGTSFFAGFAIFSILGHMAWRKGVPVGEVADRGPGLAFVAYPEALALLPGSVFWSIMFFLMLFMLGVDTLFGNMEGITTAVLDEFPNLRRNTFHKSLFLGALCFTFYLMGLLLVTDGGIYWFTLIDSFSTSFGLIIITLFMCIGISFFYGVNQFCQDIIDMICHCPPWCSKVLIYFKACWVFCTPFLLLFILIYIFLEMYNTPLHYGSYVYPRWGKGLGVCMGATCCLQILIWAIVAISKETGSLQERFRKAIRPLNSWRVNNLNSAAGSQEHVEPERVEAPYTVTLTDQDFTAITWEMGSSA; encoded by the exons ATGCACGACGAAAGCGGCAAAGGAGCAGACTATGGAAGCTCCGCCGGAGGAGCCACAGCAGCCATAGCAAAG AATGGGCATGCTGTTTCTCCAAATGGCTACAACCCAGCAATTACACCGACCCCACCGCAGCAGTCTGACACCCGAGTCTCCAGTCCCGTTCCCGCTCCGGCTGCGATTATCCCAAGGGACCAGTGGGGCGGGAAGTACGAGTTCCTCCTGTCCTGCATCGGCTACTGCGTGGGTCTGGGCAACGTGTGGAGGTTCCCGTACCTGTGCTACCGCAATGGAGGAG GCGTGTTTCTCATCCCGTATTTCATTATGCTGTTTGTGACGGGAGTTCCTCTCTTCCTCATGGAGCTGAGTTTAGGCCAGTATGGCTCCGCTGGCCCAATCATGGTGTGGAAATGCTGCCCTCTGCTTAAAG GCATTGGGATTGGGATGCTGTGTGTGTCCACGTTGGTGTGTCTCTACTACAACGTGATCATAGCGTGGACGTTTTACTACCTGGGCAGCTCTTTCCAGAGCCCCTTGCCCTGGTCATGTGACGCCGTGGCCAATGTCGCTATCTGTGCTAATCGCACCGTTGGTAATAGCTCCTCGGGAAGACCCCGATCCCCTACAGAGATTTTCTGGAA CGAGAAAGTACTGGGCGTAGTGAACAGCGAGGGTCTTCACGACCCGGGCCCTGTGCGGTGGCCCCTGGCTCTGTGTCTGTTGGCTGCCTggatcatcatcttcctctgtATGCTTAAAGGCATCCGCAGCTCTGGCAAG GTGGTTTATGTAACAGCCACCTTCCCATACTTTGTCCTGATTGTTTTGGTCATCAGAGGTGCGACACTGGAGGGTTCTCTCCAGGGCGTCGCTTTCTACCTCACGCCAGACTGGAGCCGTTTAGCTAACGCACAG GTCTGGAATGACGCAGCCTCTCAGATCTTCTACTCTTTGGGCATTGGGGTTGGTGGGCTGCTTTCAATGGCATCTTACAATAAATTCGACAACAACGTCATCAG GGACACTATCGTTATCACAATCGGGAACTGCGGCACCAGCTTCTTTGCGGGATTTGCTATATTCTCCATCCTGGGTCACATGGCATGGAGGAAGGGAGTGCCTGTTGGAGAGGTGGCAGACAGAG GTCCTGGTTTGGCTTTTGTTGCTTATCCAGAAGCGCTTGCTCTGCTGCCTGGCTCAGTGTTTTGGTCCATTATGTTCTTCCTCATGCTGTTCATGCTTGGGGTCGATACTCTG TTCGGTAACATGGAGGGCATCACCACAGCTGTACTGGATGAGTTCCCAAACCTCAGAAGGAACACCTTCCACAAGTCCTTGTTCCTGGGAGCTCTGTGTTTCACCTTCTACCTAATGGGCCTCCTGTTAGTGACAGAT GGAGGGATTTACTGGTTCACTCTCATCGACTCCTTCAGCACCAGCTTCGgcctcatcatcatcaccctATTCATGTGCATTGGCATCTCCTTCTTCTATG GAGTCAATCAGTTTTGTCAGGACATTATTGACATGATCTGCCACTGCCCTCCGTGGTGCAGCAAGGTGCTGATCTACTTCAAAGCCTGCTGGGTTTTCTGCACACCGTTTCTCCTCCTG TTCATCCTGATCTACATTTTTTTGGAGATGTACAACACACCCCTCCATTACGGCTCTTATGTGTATCCGCGGTGGGGTAAAGGTTTGGGCGTGTGCATGGGTGCGACCTGCTGTTTGCAGATCCTCATTTGGGCCATTGTGGCCATCAGCAAGGAAACTGGCTCTCTACAAGAA CGCTTCAGGAAAGCAATCCGACCTCTGAACTCCTGGAGGGTAAATAACTTGAACAGTGCAGCTGGAAGCCAGGAGCACGTGGAGCCGGAGCGAGTGGAGGCTCCTTACACCGTCACGCTCACAGACCAGGACTTCACAGCAATTACATGGGAAATGGGAAGCAGTGCATAA